The Humulus lupulus chromosome 4, drHumLupu1.1, whole genome shotgun sequence genome has a window encoding:
- the LOC133830660 gene encoding uncharacterized protein LOC133830660 produces MDHEHGMGATEGSCNNKYEQEMAQLRAVVNRQAEQIEKLLAEQRQRQAPTPPIETPTPPQAPPVVHPMEPLYERFRKQRPPVFEGSTDPLDAQDWKSSLEDIFEFMQLSDREKVSCAAHTLKKDAKIWWEVVKQTREVNQMTWAEFELVFNEKFYNEAMLTAKVSEFTRLQQGNLSVAEYARTFDRLAKFAPDLVNTETSRVNRFLEGLQPELARDVDMGRTGPLSYAQAVEKALRAEHREEKITKAKAATSMPRRDTPFNKEQSRFHNDNKRGAQNFQFRQGQNKKFKGGQQNRQSGFQQMPRCQTCGKNHFGECRLLTKSCFKCGKGDHFIKDCPLMKNQQMKDEPQRTNARVFTITQADADTNNSVVSGDIFASGILTHALIDSGATHSFASLTYAKSLLFLLGELGAQAQMVH; encoded by the exons ATGGATCATGAACATGGAATGGGGGCTACTGAAGGCTCTTGCAACAATAAATATGAACAAGAAATGGCTCAACTTCGAGCGGTAGTGAATAGACAGGCTGAACAAATTGAGAAGTTGTTAGCAGAACAACGACAAAGGCAAGCACCAACACCACCTATTGAAACTCCAACACCTCCACAAGCTCCACCTGTAGTGCACCCCATGGAACCATTATATGAACGGTTCCGAAAACAACGCCCACCAGTATTTGAAGGTAGCACTGACCCACTTGACGCACAAGACTGGAAGAGTTCTTTAGAAGACATCTTTGAGTTCATGCAACTAAGTGACAGGGAAAAAGTTTCTTGTGCTGCACATACACTTAAAAAGGATGCTaagatctggtgggaagtggttaaGCAGACTAGAGAAGTGAATCAGATGACTTGGGCAGAATTTGAACTGGTCTTCAACGAAAAGTTTTATAATGAAGCTATGTTGACTGCTAAAGTAAGTGAGTTCACTAGATTGCAACAGGGGAATCTTTCAGTGGCTGAGTACGCCAGGACATTTGAccggttagccaagtttgcaccagacttgGTTAACACTGAAACTAGTAGAGTGAATCGCTTCCTGGAGGGTCTACAACCAGAATTGGCTAGAGATGTAGATATGGGACGTACAGGGCCTCTTTCTTATGCTCAGGCTgtggagaaagctttgagagctgaacacagagaagaaaagataacaaAAGCTAAAGCTGCTACTAGCATGCCTCGTAGAGACACTCCATTCAACAAAGAACAAAGCCGCTTTCACAATGACAACAAAAGAGGGGCCCAGAATTTCCAATTTAGACAAGGACAGAATAAGAAATTTAAAGGAGGTCAGCAAAACAGGCAATCTGGATTCCAACAAATGCCACGATGTCAAACTTGTGGAAAGAATCATTTCGGGGAGTGCAGGCTTTTAACTAAAAGCTGCTTCAAATGTGGCAAGGGGGATCATTTTATCAAAGATTGTCCATTGATGAAGAACCAACAAATGAAGGATGAACCTCAAAGGACAAATGCTAGGGTGTTCACGATTACTCAGGCTGATGCTGATACCAACAACTCTGTTGTGTCAGGTGATATTTTTGCATCTGGTATTCTCACTCATGCATTAATAGATTCAGGTGCCACACATTCATTTGCATCATTGACATATGCAAAaag CTTGCTGTTCCTGCTCGGCGAATTGGGTGCCCAAGCCCAAATGGTTCATTAG
- the LOC133829694 gene encoding phenylacetaldehyde reductase-like — MMSGAGKVVCVTGASGYIASWLVKFLLQRGYTVRATVRNPNDSKKIQHLLSFDGAKERLHLFKANLLEEGSFDSIVDGCEGVFHTASPVLVSVTNPQAELIDPAVKGTLNVLRSCAKAACIKRVVFTSSSRAVFANGRPVTPDVVADETWVSDTTFCEKSKDWYALAKTLAEESAWRFAEENGIDLVTINPGFVIGPALQQPFNITVEIIFNLVNGADPTFPNRIYRFVDVRDVALAHIQAFEVVSARGRYCLIGHVVHSSEVMNILQQLYPTLSIPNKCADDKPPVPTHQVSKEKAKSLGIKFYPLEVSLRDTVEIIKERGFVNF, encoded by the exons ATGATGAGTGGAGCAGGGAAGGTGGTGTGTGTGACTGGAGCTTCAGGCTACATAGCTTCATGGCTTGTCAAGTTCTTACTTCAACGTGGTTACACTGTCAGAGCCACTGTTCGAAATCCCA ATGATTCAAAGAAAATACAACACTTGCTTTCATTTGATGGAGCTAAGGAGAGGCTTCATTTGTTCAAAGCAAATTTATTGGAAGAAGGGTCCTTTGATTCTATTGTTGATGGATGTGAAGGTGTTTTTCACACTGCTTCACCAGTACTGGTTTCAGTGACTAATCCACAG GCTGAATTGATCGATCCTGCGGTGAAGGGAACGCTTAATGTGCTGAGGTCATGTGCAAAAGCTGCTTGTATAAAGAGAGTAGTTTTTACATCTTCCAGTAGGGCAGTTTTCGCCAATGGGAGACCTGTAACACCAGATGTTGTAGCTGATGAAACTTGGGTTTCAGATACTACTTTCTGTGAAAAATCAAAG GATTGGTATGCACTTGCAAAAACCTTAGCTGAAGAGAGTGCTTGGAGGTTTGCAGAAGAGAATGGTATTGACTTGGTCACGATAAATCCAGGATTTGTGATTGGTCCTGCATTACAGCAACCTTTTAACATCACTGTGGAGATTATCTTTAATCTAGTAAATG GAGCTGATCCAACTTTTCCCAATAGAATCTATAGATTTGTTGATGTTAGAGATGTTGCATTGGCACATATTCAAGCATTCGAAGTTGTTTCGGCTAGAGGAAGATATTGTCTAATTGGACATGTTGTGCACAGTTCTGAGGTTATGAACATTTTACAACAACTCTACCCAACTTTGAGCATTCCTAATAA ATGTGCAGATGACAAACCTCCGGTACCAACGCACCAAGTATCAAAAGAAAAAGCGAAAAGTTTGGGTATTAAATTCTATCCTTTAGAAGTGAGTCTGAGGGACACTGTTGAAATCATCAAGGAGAGGGGTTTTGTCAACTTTTAA